Proteins from a single region of Flavobacterium sp. K5-23:
- a CDS encoding SIMPL domain-containing protein: MKKALFILSVLLVTMSYGQEIKQVPQISVSGEGKVKVVPDQATIVVTVETKGNVAKEVKKDNDQQMEAVLKMIKKMNLPPSDYKTQRVSLNPQYDYLKKKHSYNATQTLEILLRDLSKYDELMEGLVDQGINRIDNVVFQSSKLSQYQSEARKLAMKDAKLKAEDYVSVLNQKIGRAMTISDNSQVYHPQPIYATMKTMALEESVMPRETLAVGEINITANVSVSFILE; encoded by the coding sequence ATGAAAAAAGCATTATTTATTCTAAGCGTATTGTTAGTTACTATGTCATATGGACAAGAAATTAAACAAGTTCCTCAAATCAGTGTATCCGGTGAGGGTAAAGTGAAGGTAGTTCCGGATCAGGCGACAATAGTTGTGACTGTTGAAACAAAAGGGAATGTTGCTAAAGAAGTGAAAAAGGATAATGACCAGCAAATGGAAGCAGTTCTAAAAATGATTAAAAAAATGAACTTGCCTCCATCAGATTATAAAACCCAACGTGTTTCATTGAATCCACAATATGATTATCTAAAGAAGAAACACAGTTATAATGCAACCCAAACACTAGAGATTTTGTTGAGAGATTTGTCTAAATATGATGAATTGATGGAGGGCTTAGTAGATCAGGGAATTAATAGAATTGATAATGTAGTGTTTCAATCTTCTAAATTATCGCAATATCAATCAGAGGCTAGGAAATTAGCGATGAAGGATGCTAAATTAAAAGCAGAGGACTATGTGTCCGTTTTAAACCAGAAAATAGGGAGAGCAATGACAATCTCTGATAATTCACAAGTTTATCACCCACAGCCCATTTATGCCACTATGAAAACAATGGCGTTGGAGGAAAGTGTAATGCCTAGAGAAACTCTTGCTGTAGGGGAAATAAATATTACTGCAAACGTAAGCGTGAGTTTTATATTAGAATAA
- a CDS encoding rhomboid family intramembrane serine protease encodes MNTILIAIIVANILFSYKGFNDFTFFRKYEFHMGSIRSGEQVRLLSSGFLHADMGHLIFNMITLYFFAPVVIGFLGSLSFLIIYFGSLVFGSLLTIVFHKNDYNYRAVGASGAVTGVLYSAILLQPDMMLGIFFIIPMPAYLFGILYLLYSIYGMRAKNDNIGHTAHFGGAIGGYLITLVSNPHLLIDHTLMVVLLAIPIVILFVMEKLGKI; translated from the coding sequence ATGAACACCATTTTGATTGCAATAATCGTTGCCAATATCTTATTTAGTTACAAAGGGTTTAATGATTTTACTTTTTTTAGAAAATATGAATTCCATATGGGAAGCATTCGCTCAGGTGAGCAAGTTAGATTACTGTCTTCAGGTTTTCTTCACGCTGATATGGGACATTTAATTTTTAATATGATTACGCTGTATTTTTTTGCACCTGTTGTTATAGGTTTTTTGGGTAGTTTATCGTTTCTGATAATCTATTTTGGTAGTTTAGTTTTTGGTAGTTTGTTGACGATAGTTTTTCACAAGAATGATTATAATTACAGGGCCGTAGGCGCATCTGGTGCTGTTACGGGAGTTTTGTACTCGGCAATTTTATTACAACCGGATATGATGCTTGGAATATTTTTTATTATTCCAATGCCTGCCTATCTTTTTGGGATCTTATATTTATTGTATTCTATTTATGGTATGAGAGCAAAGAATGACAACATAGGGCATACGGCTCATTTTGGCGGTGCTATAGGAGGGTATTTAATTACGCTAGTTTCAAATCCACATTTGCTTATTGACCACACCCTTATGGTGGTTTTATTAGCGATACCAATTGTTATACTTTTTGTAATGGAAAAACTCGGGAAAATATAG
- a CDS encoding lysophospholipid acyltransferase family protein, producing MRFIIYLIVYPFLWSISILPFPILYLLSDFIYFVLYYIIGYRKEIVRENLAVALPHLSDNERLIIEKKSFRHLCDMFLEMIKSMNISKKEMDKRFEFTNLDVYLELEEKHKSIALMMAHYASYEWSMSLNDKIKFESYAIYKRLNNPYFDKLVRKIRSKFKVNLITTKETIPYIIENHKNKKLGLYGFASDQSPKVDSAFHWNQFMGINVPIHTGAEMLAKRYDMNMIFLKVKKVKRGYYKASFVVLSENTNGIPNYEITDRFLKLVEEQILEAPEYYLWTHKRWKHRR from the coding sequence ATGCGTTTTATCATTTACCTGATTGTTTATCCTTTTTTGTGGAGTATTTCTATACTTCCTTTCCCTATTTTGTACCTTTTATCTGATTTCATCTATTTTGTATTGTATTATATTATAGGCTACAGGAAAGAAATCGTTAGAGAAAATCTAGCAGTGGCACTACCTCATCTTTCAGACAACGAACGACTAATTATCGAAAAAAAATCCTTTCGCCATTTGTGTGATATGTTTCTTGAAATGATAAAATCCATGAACATTTCTAAAAAAGAGATGGACAAGCGTTTTGAATTCACTAATCTTGACGTTTATCTGGAATTGGAAGAAAAACACAAAAGCATCGCTTTAATGATGGCCCATTATGCCAGTTATGAATGGAGTATGTCCCTAAACGATAAAATAAAATTTGAAAGTTATGCAATATACAAAAGACTAAACAATCCTTATTTTGATAAACTGGTTCGTAAAATCAGATCTAAATTCAAAGTTAACCTAATTACGACTAAAGAAACGATTCCTTATATTATTGAAAATCACAAAAACAAAAAACTTGGTCTTTATGGCTTTGCCAGCGATCAATCCCCAAAAGTGGACTCGGCATTCCACTGGAATCAATTTATGGGAATTAATGTGCCTATCCATACAGGTGCTGAAATGCTGGCCAAAAGATATGATATGAATATGATATTCTTAAAGGTTAAAAAAGTAAAAAGAGGTTATTACAAAGCCAGCTTCGTAGTGCTTTCTGAAAATACAAATGGGATTCCAAATTATGAAATTACGGATCGATTTTTAAAATTAGTGGAAGAACAAATCCTTGAAGCGCCAGAATATTATCTTTGGACACACAAACGCTGGAAACACAGACGCTAA
- a CDS encoding YdiU family protein — MNLKINNRFSTELPADPDETNVTRQVKNACFSYVTPKIPSKPQLIHFSEEVIELLGISKEEARSTEFTNVFSGKELLPESRPYSMSYAGHQFGNWAGQLGDGRAIILAEIENQQQVYTLQLKGAGMTPYSRSADGLAVFRSSIREHLCSEAMFHLGVPTTRSLSLILTGDQVLRDVMYDGHPDYEKGAVVCRVAESFIRFGNFELFSSQNDIKTLKSITDFTIKYYFPEIKGTTKDSYIQFFQEVATKTRDMVVHWQRVGFVHGVMNTDNMSILGLTIDYGPYGWLEDYNPNWTPNTTDRENRRYRFGNQPQIALWNLYQLANALFPLIEEATPLETILNDFQSQYEIDYLNMMRSKLGLFTNEENDNQLIHILTENLQLIETDMTIFFRKLSQIQKEDAVEKAMEIIQESFYKTAEVTDKVKDSWLYWFTQYLSRLQQEETTDEARKIAMDRVNPKYVFRNYMAQLAIEAAEKEDYTLIEELHLLLKKPYQEQLQSEKWFTKRPDWAREKIGSSMLSCSS; from the coding sequence ATGAACTTAAAAATCAATAACAGGTTTAGTACAGAATTACCCGCAGATCCTGACGAAACAAATGTTACCCGTCAAGTAAAAAATGCTTGTTTCTCCTATGTCACTCCCAAGATTCCTTCTAAACCTCAACTAATCCATTTCTCGGAAGAAGTTATTGAATTACTTGGTATTTCAAAAGAAGAAGCGCGATCCACTGAATTCACCAATGTCTTTTCGGGGAAAGAATTACTTCCAGAATCCCGTCCCTATTCAATGAGCTATGCAGGACATCAGTTTGGGAATTGGGCAGGACAACTAGGTGATGGTAGAGCTATTATCCTAGCCGAAATTGAAAATCAGCAACAAGTTTACACTTTGCAACTTAAGGGAGCCGGAATGACACCTTATTCTCGTAGTGCTGACGGATTAGCCGTTTTTCGCTCTTCCATTAGAGAACATTTATGTAGTGAAGCTATGTTTCATTTAGGCGTTCCCACTACTCGATCTCTATCTTTAATTCTTACTGGTGACCAAGTATTGCGTGACGTGATGTATGATGGCCATCCTGATTATGAAAAAGGAGCCGTTGTATGTAGAGTTGCGGAATCCTTTATTCGTTTTGGTAATTTCGAACTTTTCTCCTCCCAAAATGATATAAAAACATTAAAATCAATTACTGATTTCACCATCAAATATTATTTCCCTGAAATCAAAGGAACAACTAAAGACAGTTACATCCAGTTTTTTCAAGAGGTTGCTACTAAAACCCGTGATATGGTTGTTCACTGGCAACGTGTGGGTTTTGTTCACGGCGTAATGAATACTGATAATATGTCCATACTAGGTCTTACTATAGATTATGGACCTTACGGCTGGCTCGAAGATTACAATCCTAATTGGACGCCTAACACTACCGATAGAGAAAACCGAAGGTATCGTTTTGGGAACCAACCCCAAATCGCACTTTGGAATTTGTACCAATTAGCCAATGCTTTGTTTCCTTTAATCGAAGAAGCAACTCCGCTTGAAACTATTTTAAATGATTTCCAATCGCAATACGAAATTGATTATCTAAATATGATGCGTAGCAAATTAGGTTTGTTTACCAATGAAGAAAATGACAATCAGCTTATTCATATTCTAACTGAAAACCTTCAGCTAATCGAAACGGATATGACTATCTTTTTTAGAAAATTAAGTCAAATACAAAAAGAAGATGCTGTTGAAAAAGCAATGGAAATAATTCAGGAATCTTTTTATAAAACAGCGGAAGTAACAGATAAAGTAAAAGATTCATGGTTGTATTGGTTCACCCAATATTTAAGCAGATTACAACAGGAAGAAACAACTGATGAAGCCAGAAAAATAGCTATGGACAGAGTCAATCCAAAATATGTGTTTAGAAATTATATGGCACAATTAGCAATTGAAGCAGCTGAAAAAGAAGATTATACTTTAATAGAAGAATTACATCTTTTATTAAAAAAACCGTATCAGGAACAATTACAATCTGAAAAATGGTTTACCAAAAGACCCGATTGGGCTAGAGAAAAAATAGGAAGTTCTATGTTGTCTTGTAGTTCTTAG
- a CDS encoding aminotransferase class V-fold PLP-dependent enzyme has product MTITEAPTQLELYFQQFRKNIIGIDQDFESPFGQKQIIYTDWTASGRLYRPIEEKLMNEFGPFVANTHTETTVSGTAMTKAYHHARHIIKHHVNANSDDVLITDGSGMTGVVNKFQRILGLKVPENLKDFIVIPAEKKPIVFISHMEHHSNQTTWLETIADVVVIPSDDEGLFSIENLEILLEEYKERSFKIASITSCSNVTGIRTPYHDVAKLMHQNNGLCFVDFACSGPYVTMDMHPEDAESYLDAIFFSPHKFLGGPGTSGVLIFNKKLYQNLVPDNPGGGTVSWTNPWGEHKFIDNIEDREDGGTPGFLQVIKTALAIQLKEKMGIENILKREHEIVDYIFSQLGDVSNIKILAGQHQDRLGVISFYIDDLHFNLGVKMLNDKFGIQTRGGCSCAGTYGHFLLHVDQETSHKLIDEITLGDLIRKPGWIRMSIHPTTTTAEIELVCNSIKAMAENHKTWALDYQYNKETNEFLHKEAKPLEDVLVKNWFSI; this is encoded by the coding sequence ATGACTATTACTGAAGCTCCAACTCAATTAGAATTATATTTCCAACAGTTTCGCAAGAATATTATTGGAATCGATCAGGATTTTGAATCTCCTTTCGGACAAAAACAAATTATCTATACAGATTGGACTGCCAGTGGTCGTTTGTATCGTCCTATTGAGGAAAAATTGATGAATGAGTTTGGTCCTTTTGTTGCCAATACACATACTGAAACTACTGTTTCAGGAACTGCAATGACAAAAGCATACCATCATGCACGTCACATCATCAAACATCATGTAAATGCAAATAGTGATGATGTTCTTATTACTGATGGATCAGGAATGACTGGAGTTGTTAATAAATTCCAACGTATTTTAGGTTTGAAAGTACCTGAAAACTTAAAAGATTTCATCGTAATTCCTGCTGAGAAAAAACCTATTGTTTTTATTTCACACATGGAGCATCATTCAAATCAGACTACCTGGTTAGAAACGATTGCTGATGTTGTCGTTATCCCTTCTGATGATGAAGGTTTATTCAGTATTGAAAATCTAGAAATTTTATTAGAAGAATATAAAGAAAGAAGTTTTAAAATTGCTTCGATTACTTCTTGTTCGAATGTTACTGGGATTAGAACTCCATATCACGATGTAGCTAAATTAATGCATCAAAACAACGGCCTTTGTTTCGTTGATTTTGCTTGTTCAGGGCCTTATGTAACTATGGATATGCATCCCGAAGATGCCGAAAGTTATTTGGACGCGATTTTCTTTTCTCCTCATAAATTCTTAGGAGGACCTGGAACTTCTGGTGTTTTAATTTTTAATAAAAAACTATATCAAAACTTAGTTCCTGATAATCCTGGAGGAGGAACCGTTTCTTGGACTAATCCTTGGGGCGAACATAAGTTTATTGACAATATTGAAGATAGGGAAGATGGTGGAACACCGGGTTTCTTACAGGTGATAAAAACCGCTCTAGCCATTCAGCTGAAAGAAAAAATGGGGATTGAGAATATCCTGAAACGAGAACACGAAATTGTAGATTATATATTCTCTCAATTAGGGGATGTCTCCAATATAAAAATTCTAGCGGGTCAACATCAAGATCGTTTAGGAGTGATTTCGTTTTATATAGATGACTTGCATTTTAATCTTGGCGTGAAAATGTTAAATGATAAATTTGGAATTCAAACTCGTGGTGGTTGCAGTTGTGCGGGTACTTACGGTCACTTTTTATTGCATGTAGACCAGGAAACCTCTCATAAATTGATTGACGAAATAACACTTGGAGACTTGATTAGAAAACCAGGTTGGATTAGAATGTCAATTCACCCTACAACCACTACTGCCGAAATTGAGTTGGTTTGCAACAGTATCAAAGCGATGGCTGAAAACCATAAAACGTGGGCTTTAGATTACCAATACAATAAGGAAACAAACGAGTTTTTACACAAAGAGGCAAAGCCACTTGAAGATGTATTAGTTAAAAACTGGTTTTCGATATAA
- a CDS encoding porin family protein: MKNTYLTLALFFGVLSTINAQNNSTSKSHAGIKGGYNLAAVNYDGEGETGQRHGFHVGVYGESFISESFSIQPELMYSQQGFEEKYANGATFTQKLDYINLPVMLKAYPSKNFFLEAGPQVGLAISHKEEYKGFVSSTTERDPNNFDWGMNFGGGFKTDSGISFGVRYHLGLGDLYENNKANNRVWHFSVGFDL; the protein is encoded by the coding sequence ATGAAAAATACCTATTTAACACTCGCTTTATTTTTTGGTGTACTATCAACAATAAATGCACAGAACAATTCAACTTCTAAATCTCATGCGGGAATCAAAGGAGGATATAATTTAGCCGCTGTCAATTATGATGGGGAAGGAGAAACAGGACAACGTCATGGATTTCACGTAGGAGTTTATGGGGAGTCTTTTATAAGCGAATCTTTCTCAATCCAACCAGAATTAATGTATTCTCAACAAGGGTTTGAAGAAAAATATGCAAATGGGGCGACATTTACCCAAAAATTAGATTACATCAATTTACCGGTAATGCTAAAAGCATATCCTTCAAAGAACTTCTTTTTGGAAGCAGGTCCACAAGTAGGATTAGCTATTTCACATAAGGAAGAATATAAAGGGTTTGTTAGTAGTACAACAGAAAGAGATCCAAACAATTTTGATTGGGGAATGAATTTTGGAGGAGGTTTTAAAACGGATTCTGGAATAAGCTTTGGTGTTCGTTATCACTTGGGTTTAGGAGATTTATATGAAAATAATAAAGCTAATAATCGTGTTTGGCATTTTTCAGTTGGATTTGATTTATAG
- a CDS encoding membrane metalloprotease gives MKKIIAAFTIICLFIVSCSQEDSSNGATVGGNLVSNNKKATGSSSYDLLSDDTFKSMVVEVVYVQGYEPSTAAINNFVSFLNERVNKSQGISILKRAIPSSGKATFTNEEIIAIEDANRTKYNTSNQIAVWVLFVDGESASNTSSGSVLGTAYRNTSFVIYEKTIQSLSDSPLKPSRSLVETTVITHEFGHILGLTNLGAKLQSNHEDGSHAKHCNVESCLMYWSAETGSGISNMVSGGSAPKLDAQCLADLKANGGK, from the coding sequence ATGAAAAAAATAATAGCGGCTTTTACAATAATATGTTTGTTTATAGTGTCTTGCTCTCAAGAAGACAGTTCAAATGGAGCTACTGTAGGCGGAAATTTAGTTTCTAATAATAAAAAAGCAACTGGAAGTTCGTCCTATGATTTATTGTCAGATGATACTTTTAAAAGTATGGTTGTTGAAGTAGTGTATGTTCAGGGATACGAACCAAGCACAGCTGCAATTAATAATTTTGTCAGCTTTCTTAATGAAAGAGTTAATAAATCACAAGGTATAAGTATTTTAAAAAGAGCTATACCATCATCTGGAAAAGCCACTTTTACCAATGAAGAAATTATAGCAATTGAAGATGCCAATAGAACGAAATACAATACTTCAAATCAAATTGCGGTTTGGGTTCTTTTTGTAGATGGAGAATCAGCAAGCAACACCAGTTCAGGATCAGTACTAGGAACAGCTTATAGAAATACATCATTTGTTATTTACGAAAAAACAATTCAAAGTTTAAGCGATAGTCCTTTAAAGCCAAGTAGAAGCTTAGTTGAAACTACGGTGATAACACATGAGTTTGGTCATATACTTGGCCTCACCAATTTAGGCGCAAAGCTACAAAGCAACCATGAAGATGGATCTCATGCAAAACATTGTAATGTGGAAAGTTGTTTAATGTATTGGTCAGCAGAAACAGGAAGCGGAATTTCTAATATGGTTTCTGGTGGTTCAGCCCCAAAACTAGATGCACAATGCTTAGCCGATTTAAAAGCAAACGGAGGAAAGTAA
- a CDS encoding RNA polymerase sigma factor gives MSDEKTNLCEESHFNHFYIKNVQSATNFAYYKCGDRDAALDLVQDAFTKIWENCSQIDFTKVKTYLLTTVNNLFLNTIKHKKVVLAFAKESPNLDITNQSPEYLLEEEEFKEKLQNAIASLTEAQREVFLMNRIDGKKYREIAELLDISQKAVEKRMSGALKILKAQIENI, from the coding sequence ATGAGCGACGAAAAAACGAACCTTTGTGAGGAATCTCACTTCAATCACTTTTACATCAAGAATGTGCAATCGGCCACGAATTTTGCTTATTATAAATGTGGGGATAGAGATGCCGCATTAGATTTAGTACAAGATGCATTTACTAAAATATGGGAAAATTGTTCTCAAATTGATTTTACTAAAGTAAAGACCTATTTACTTACCACAGTAAACAATCTATTTCTAAATACCATAAAACATAAAAAAGTGGTTCTGGCTTTCGCCAAAGAGTCTCCCAATCTGGATATCACCAATCAAAGTCCAGAATATTTATTAGAAGAAGAAGAATTCAAAGAAAAACTGCAAAATGCGATTGCCTCTTTGACAGAAGCGCAGCGCGAAGTTTTTTTAATGAACCGTATTGACGGTAAGAAATACCGCGAAATTGCCGAGTTACTTGATATATCACAAAAAGCAGTCGAAAAAAGAATGTCGGGAGCACTGAAAATATTAAAAGCACAGATCGAAAACATATAA
- a CDS encoding FecR family protein: MKNEKEILKWLNGELSNQEIEDLKKSEGSDTLEKIAHYSSLLETPKVDAQKALDQFKARDKSKKETKVRTLNFKPYYRIAAALVVLLTSAYFLFYNTTTEFETQIAQTKTFHLPDDSEVLLNAASKITFKEKEWKDKRNLTLEGEAYFQVKKGQTFSVSTADGVVQVLGTHFNVKQRKNYFEVSCFEGLVSVTHNNETVKLPPGKTFRLINNTIEDVPDFNAQNPSWMQKESSFDRIPLDQVIAELERQYDIKIKIEGVDTSKLFTGSFTHSNKKIALEAITIPLKLSYKLEGKTVIFYNYGVQ; the protein is encoded by the coding sequence ATGAAAAACGAAAAAGAAATACTAAAATGGCTCAATGGGGAACTCTCCAATCAAGAAATTGAAGATTTAAAAAAATCTGAAGGATCAGACACGCTGGAGAAAATCGCTCATTACTCATCACTATTGGAAACACCAAAAGTAGATGCGCAAAAAGCATTAGACCAATTTAAAGCCAGAGACAAATCTAAAAAGGAAACCAAAGTTAGAACGCTAAACTTTAAACCCTATTATAGAATAGCTGCAGCATTAGTAGTACTGTTAACGAGCGCCTATTTCTTGTTTTACAACACCACAACAGAATTTGAAACACAAATTGCCCAAACTAAAACATTCCACCTTCCGGATGATTCTGAAGTATTGTTAAATGCGGCTTCAAAAATAACCTTCAAGGAAAAAGAATGGAAGGACAAACGTAATTTAACCCTAGAAGGTGAAGCCTATTTTCAGGTTAAAAAAGGGCAAACCTTTAGTGTCAGCACTGCTGATGGTGTGGTTCAAGTTCTTGGAACACATTTTAACGTAAAGCAACGCAAAAATTATTTTGAAGTGAGTTGTTTCGAAGGATTGGTTAGCGTAACCCACAATAACGAAACCGTTAAGCTACCACCAGGGAAAACATTTAGATTAATCAATAACACTATTGAAGATGTTCCCGATTTTAATGCTCAAAATCCTTCTTGGATGCAAAAAGAATCGAGCTTTGACCGAATTCCTCTAGATCAAGTTATAGCCGAATTAGAGCGTCAATATGATATTAAAATTAAGATTGAAGGAGTAGATACTTCTAAATTGTTTACTGGAAGTTTCACCCATTCGAATAAAAAAATAGCGCTGGAAGCTATTACTATTCCGCTTAAATTGAGTTACAAACTAGAAGGTAAAACCGTTATATTTTACAACTATGGAGTTCAATAA